CGTGTCACTCGGGCCCGAGGCGGCGCTTCTTCCGGGCCAGGTAGACTGGACCCGTGCTCAATTTCAGGGGCATAGACGCTCCCCCTCCGAGTTCTCTGATGTCTCCTCCGCCGcgccttctcccctcctcgtcagtTCCGATAGTTTCGAGCAGCATGATGGCCATTCACCGATGGTACGCCCTCAAGATGCCGGTCTTTATCAGGAGCTACATGGCATTGGAAGCTTTAGCATCTCGGACCATGGAGCTCACAGCCCAAATCACCCCGGAGCCAGGAGTCCATCACATAGCCCAGCCATTTCTCCACGTATTCTGCCTCAACAGCTGCCTGATGTGAACCAGAACAACTTCATGCTCCAATCACAGGGCAATTATGGTCACCCTTCGCCATATCTGCAGAGTTCCCAGGAGGCCTTTCCCTCGCTGCCACAGGAGACGGAGAATATAACCCCCAACCAAATGCCAGCACCTCCTTCCATTAATATCGATTTTGCGCCGACAGCCGTTAGAAACGGGTTTGATCAGCCCAAGAGCCTCGATGTCGACTCTCTCACACCGCCGGAAAGAGGTatgtccttttttttctttttttttctccttttttcttttttgcaAAGAAAATCCGAAAATGTCAAAAACTAACATGAGCCTGTTCCTTGCTCAGGACGAAGATTGGCTCGACCTCGTGCGGTAACAGATCCGTACAACACGAGCGGAGCGCTTCTTGGTTCCCATCGTAGCCCTTCCGCCACTGGGAGTTTGTCTCCCAACTCTGCTTCGGATGGTCGCTCCGATATTTCCCGCTCACTCTCTCCACTTGACCGGTCTGGGGCATCCCCTAACAGACGGCGCCAATCTACCTCGTCGGTGCCCAACAATGTCATAGCCCTTCGGCTGGCGGACCCAGAATACAACGGCGGCGTGGCTGGCGAGGGTGCCGGTGGCTCAAAGCGTGTCCAAAAACACCCAGCAACCTTCCAATGCACACTATGTCCAAAACGCTTTACTCGTGCTTACAATCTGCGGTCACATCTCCGCACTCATACCGACGAGCGTCCGTTTGTATGTACCGTCTGCGGAAAAGCTTTTGCTCGACAGCATGACCGCAAACGACACGAAGGACTGCAttcgggggagaagaagtttGTCTGCAAAGGAGACCTCAAGAGCGGCAGTCAATGGGGTTGCGGTAGACGGTTTGCCCGTGCGGATGCGCTCGGCAGACATTTCCGCTCAGAAGCTGGGCGGATATGCATCAAACCACTTCTCGACGAGGAAATAAACGAGCGACAACGGCAGTGGAACGAACAGCGCATGCAACAAGCTGCGGTGCAGGGCATGGTCATGCAGGCTCCTGGTATGATGATGCCTCCCGGCATGGACCCGAACGCGGGTGCGTACCCTATGGACCCCAACGGCAACTATGCGCTGCCACAGGCACTCTTGGCGCAATACCCAGCTTTGGCACAGATGAATTGGTCAGACatgggcggcggaggcggcatAGAGGACGATATCAGCGGAAGAAGCAGCTACGATGCCAGCGACTATGACGACGAAGCTGATGGCGGCTACGTCAGCGGGCCTGGTACCGGGTTTGGGCCCGGGGGGATGCAGGAGAACTTTGGGGAGATAGGGTACGCAAGCGACTATGGAGGACGCTGATGATCAGGCTGTTGCTTCCAAAACACAACACAAAAGATGAATTCGTGGATGGTCTTTGCGTAGCGCGTCGATTTGATTGAAGGGAGTTTCTTTTACTTGTCCCTTTTTTTAACAGCATATCATTACTTTGGGGGGGCCACATAGATGGGAGACAGTCTCCCCTGTCTTATATTTCGCTGGAGATATCCGATTATGGCCGCAACTTTTACAGAGGGCATCGTTTTTCGGAtgacttgatgatgattattTTCtaattttatttttttcaaGTATTGGCCTTATTTGGGGATTTTAGCCCAGGATACGGCGGTGGGCTGGTTTGTTATGGCGAGGGAATTTCGAAAAGGAAACATGTTGGTGTTCTTGGATTCGATTTTTGAAATTACATCGGGCGAGATCGCACGCATCTGATGCGATTTGGTTGCTTATAGATACCAATCTACTATGTTTTATTGGCTTCCACTAGACATCTTTGGTCTTGATCTCCAGAGATTGTAAATATCTATCAGCGTCAGAGACTGAATCGCACACATCTCTGGGCGACGAAAATAGTGTGGGACCGCACGTATAATCAGTTCAGTTGGTTCATGGTGCCGGATCGACCAGCGAGAGCCGTAGAAAGACCTTGTAGGTGTACTGATCGACCTTTAACACAAATCGATGTGGAAAATAACGACAGTGAATCGatcctcccacccctgcCAGGATACGGACGTCAGATCAAGCCCCGTCAGATCCAGAGACGATGGGTGTATCGAAGCGGGCATCGTATACGGCCTGAGCTACTTTTTGTCTTCACCCTGCGCACCACACCTCTTTCCCAACAAACTGCATTGCCGGATAGCGTTATACATGGATGTAAAGTGGTATCCCGCTGCCGGTTGCTGGCCCGCTCTCGGAGGGGAGGCGCAGACAAGGCCATAGGGCAAAGTTGGAATACGCTGTGGCACGGTGGTATCTCGGGTTGAAGGTGGGATGAGCACTCGGGCGAGAGGAAgggtgatgagatgatgtCTGCATAACAGGAGGTTTTTCACTGGCGGGATGACGACCGATGGACATGAGGTTGCAGAGATGCAACATGTTCATATCTCCCTGGTTGATATCAATTGCTTGTtagcccaccaccctcttgcCTTTTGCTACAGTCATCATTGAAACTCCTTTTCTGAGCACACAATTGCCAGAATGGCTCTTCCTAGCGAAACGAGGGCTGTCATCATTGCCTCCATAGGCAAGGCCGAGATCAAGTCGGTCCCCCTCCCTACGCTTCGAGACGACTACATACTCGTCCGGACGACAGCCGTGGCGTTGAATCCCACAGATTGGAAGCACGTCTACGGGATCAACCTCGGACCTAATCAGCCAACCGTTATCGGCACCCGTGTAGGCTGCGACTACGCCGGCATCGTCGAGCAAGTTGGGCCCAAAGTGACCAAGGCCTTCAAGAAGGGAGACCTCATCTGCGGCCCGGCCCACGGATCCAACGCCGTTCAGCCAGAGGACGGGACGTTTGCAGAATACATCGTGGTGAAAGGGGATGTTCAGATTAAGGTGCCTGGTAACCTAAAAGACTACGAAGCAGCCACGTTGGGAATTGGGATAACAACTGCTGTATGTATTGTTCCTTcagccccccccctttttgttttctcacAATCACGTGGGTATGGACAATTGACGGCATCACCAGGGCCAAGGCCTGTACcaagccctctccctccccctcccttcacCAGCTTCCCCTGTCCCGGACCCGGACCCGGACCCCAGAAGAAAGATCTTGATCTACGGCGGCAGCACGGCcaccggcctcctcggcatccagTTCGCCGCTTTATCTGGATACACCATCGCCACGACTTGCTCCCCGCACAACTTCTCCCGAGTCCGGTCGCTCGTCGGCAACGTCAGCGTTTCTGCATATGACTACCGCTCTCCGACCCTAGCGTTAGACTTGAAAGCATGGGCTGGCGACGATCTGACGGTGGCATGGGACTGCATAGCGAGCACTGACTCGGCAAAGTTGTGCGCTTCTGTGCTGGCGAAGGAAGGCGGGAAGTACAGGTCTCTGCTGAGGGTGCCGGATGAGGTGGTCAAGGGGGTGAATGGCAAGGTTGACAGCGGGTTCACGTTTGCGTATACGGCCTTGGGGGAGGCGTTCAGAAAGGCGGTGGATATCCcggctgtggagggggattttGAGTTTGCGAAGCAGTTTTGGGAGCTGGCTAGAGAGTTGTTGGCGCAGGGAAAGGTGAAGACTGTGGAGGCGGAGGTCAAtaggggtgggaagggggggttggaaggggtgttggttgggttgcgggagttgaaggaagggagggtgaGTGGGAGAAAGTTGGTGTACACTTTTGAGAGGTGATGGCTCGGCTGATTTTTGATATGCTCTCATCTATACGGGTCTGACTCATATATCTTGATCAAACTGGGCTGAAAGACTTGTAGATTACATTAGAAAGCAGGGGTATCTTGGACTTGGGGCGTGAAGGGCTACCTAGGAACAAACTCGACAACATGCATTGAGTGATTCAGCAAAAGTCCGGCCCATGCACCCACTATGGCAGGGTGACCGTGTTTTCCTGACATCAGACAGAAGATTTTTGACCTACACCACTGGCAAGGCCTCCGCCGGCGTCCCAGCATCTGCGACAGCAAGACCAGTGTTAAccccagcagcggcagcatcAGTTTTCCTGGCGACGCCATCCACGACCCTCTGCAGGATTTCCTGATGCGCACTCGAAAACCTGGATCTGACAAAGTGTTTGACGAAAAAGTGGCAGTCGATTCCCGCAATTTCCACCAGCTCCCACTCTCCTTCGTCACCAGGCCCAAGCAACAAGTCTGGGCCGTCtagcacctcccccctcctcctgactTCGTAACtgctcctcaccaccacgcCTGCCTGGGCATTGGCTCGAACCCGGACGCCATGTTCAAAGCTCTGCATTACACACGGGATGCCCACCTCCTTAGTGCCCCAGGCGCCGAGACCAGGAATGACAGGGACCCGGTCCATCACTATAAAGGCCTGCAGCTTGGTGCCAGATTCGAGAAACAGGGGATCATCTACGACTTCCGAGACATCGAGGTGCCGCTGCTGAAAGTGGGCGACGTAGGGGTTGGCTTTGATGAGGGGCTCGTAGGCGTGGAGGCTCGCGAGGACGGCCTTGGGATCAACCctggcggggatggggacgCGTGTTATGACTGAGAGGGTTggtgtgtgggtgtttgTGGCTGTCATTGTAGTGAACGGTGTAAGTTCTTAACGGTAGGTGGTTCTGTAGACGTGGTCAGCGcgcaaagaaaaggaagaggttCAACGTTATTACCCTGATATGGCGGCTTTGTTTCTAGATGGGCCAAACGAGGGGAGGCGCACGCAAAGTAGGCACCGCTCAAAGTCAAAGAAAGGCTGAGCTCGAGCGGCCGAGAGAATGCAAAGCTGAAGGCGCTCTCACCTGGGCGGGTGGGTGTCGGGTGTTGAGGCCAGCATAAAACTGATGAGGGCCGATATCTATACCAGAGGCAAACGACGATATGAGGTGTGATTGACCAGTGACTGTGTGTTTTATAGTATATGTGCCAGCAAGTTGCAAAACGACCGAGATAGGGATGAAAATGGCAGCAATTGTTGCTGTTTCTAGAGCTGTGTTTGGGATGCCGAGTGGATGGCTGGAGTGGGTCGAGACTGGGACCGTGTCAGTGGTCGTTCTTTCCGCACTGGTTCGTAGCTAACGGCTGGCAGAGTTTCTTTAGTATGGAGCCTTTTCACAATTGTCCAGCGCAGACAAGGTTCGAAATATACAGATACAACAACCCACGGTAGTCACACTCATTAACTGCCCGACATCCACTCCCCCGCGTTGGGACCAACATGAAACGGTCCAGGGTTGGTGGACTCGACTGTTCTAAATACGGTGTGGCTCAGCCCTCTTTGGCCGTGCAGCTGCCGCGTCGGGGGCCAAAAGGCAGACATGATGGAGGTGTCTGGCGCTTCGGTTCTTCAGCCCCGTCGACAGCCCGGTCAGTTCGCCGGGGTACAGGCCGGGGATCGCTCAAGTGGACACACAAAGGTGGGCCCAGCCTCCGGAAGGCTTGACGATCATTTCGGGAGGAGCCGTTATCAAGGTCAGTGTCGCCTCCGGCTCCGAACATTTGACAACTTACACCCACGGCTACTCCGTACTGATGGTACCTATCACAGTTGACCACCCTTCACTCCTGAGCGGACGACAGCCCTATCGGATTAGACACGTCAAAAAGAGAGCATTTTCTTGCCCCAGGCGCATTctggcggtgaggaggacgacaaaTGGGACGGGCACCTCTTCTGCATCAGCTCTGCGTCAAGCTGCATGAGCGGGTCACTGCCTGTCGTCCCATGAACTTTTGATGTTCTCTTTTGATAGGGAACCCCACTGCATATTATGGAGGATGTGGTGTATGGACCACAGTTGTCAAACATGACGCGGATCTGAGCATCCATCATACTGCTTGTTCCCGTCACAgtctctgctgctggctcTCTTTTGGGGAGACTGTGTCAAGCTGTTTGCTCCTTGTGTGCCTCTGTGCAACTTCTCTGTGTCCCAAGATCAGAGGCCACACCAGGCCCTCACAACGCAGCCATCGAAATCCTCGCTAGCGGCGCATAGCTGCCCAGCCTGCAACGCATCTCAACCTTGGGCAGAAAGATGATTCGCCATTGCCCGTCGCGTTTGATGCAGGAAGGGTACCCCCAGATCGCGTTGCGTGCATCTCCTAATCTCCTACCACTTACACACGAGTCTGTCGAGTCCCGAACGACTTTCGATGCCGAGCCCCCATACACTCAATGCCAGCAGccaaaagacaagaaccCACCATGGCGCGCTGCCGAGTCTCATGACGGGCATATCGATGGCTACCAACGTGTGGAATCATCCGAACCGTCAATTGCCAACGTTCATCGGGGAGCCCCACCGATTTCGGCTGGGTCAGGTGGGCGACAGAGACATGGCCGAACGCTACCCTGACCCCCATGAGCCCACGCGGGGCATTCACGATTCCCCGCTATCTTGGCCAGAGAGGGTGAGAGGGGCATCATGGAAGTCGTCACCCATTGCACCGTGTTTCGGGATGCCGCATCAACAGCAGATGAGGCCCTCTCCACGCCGACACACACGATGGCAGGACCTGTACGGATACCAGCAAGCGATTGGCCAGGGCGTCGAGTGTTGGATGCTGTCTTCCGGTGGCATGGTGCACACATATAATAACTATAGGGGCAGCCGTGGACTCGGCTTGGTCCGTTCTGTTATATCAAAGCTTGGCTGGCTTATGGCACCCGTCTTTAG
This window of the Podospora pseudoanserina strain CBS 124.78 chromosome 3, whole genome shotgun sequence genome carries:
- a CDS encoding hypothetical protein (EggNog:ENOG503PG3P) translates to MTATNTHTPTLSVITRVPIPARVDPKAVLASLHAYEPLIKANPYVAHFQQRHLDVSEVVDDPLFLESGTKLQAFIVMDRVPVIPGLGAWGTKEVGIPCVMQSFEHGVRVRANAQAGVVVRSSYEVRRRGEVLDGPDLLLGPGDEGEWELVEIAGIDCHFFVKHFVRSRFSSAHQEILQRVVDGVARKTDAAAAGVNTGLAVADAGTPAEALPVVSSPFPAPTTL
- the CRZ1 gene encoding DNA-binding transcription factor (COG:S; EggNog:ENOG503NUFJ), which encodes MDQQLPQARGRSLSAASTGGGHHHQQPPNIIRDHSPSPARFPNPNDAVVSSIGLGLGLVDQQFPTAQPDYSAYNANSNSFLNNHQPSPQPFSQPDLSDPSNVPTFDLNQSFTDPLKPENSSFGTSASSTYPQPQTLLAPSFGDADFTIFPPTPGESQYDAPLFVGDSQQQLNSANANMMAQSNHNQTPPHLLNPDPQQPGSAQHSPSFNQHQFPPPGRHSRNVSLGPEAALLPGQVDWTRAQFQGHRRSPSEFSDVSSAAPSPLLVSSDSFEQHDGHSPMVRPQDAGLYQELHGIGSFSISDHGAHSPNHPGARSPSHSPAISPRILPQQLPDVNQNNFMLQSQGNYGHPSPYLQSSQEAFPSLPQETENITPNQMPAPPSINIDFAPTAVRNGFDQPKSLDVDSLTPPERGRRLARPRAVTDPYNTSGALLGSHRSPSATGSLSPNSASDGRSDISRSLSPLDRSGASPNRRRQSTSSVPNNVIALRLADPEYNGGVAGEGAGGSKRVQKHPATFQCTLCPKRFTRAYNLRSHLRTHTDERPFVCTVCGKAFARQHDRKRHEGLHSGEKKFVCKGDLKSGSQWGCGRRFARADALGRHFRSEAGRICIKPLLDEEINERQRQWNEQRMQQAAVQGMVMQAPGMMMPPGMDPNAGAYPMDPNGNYALPQALLAQYPALAQMNWSDMGGGGGIEDDISGRSSYDASDYDDEADGGYVSGPGTGFGPGGMQENFGEIGYASDYGGR
- a CDS encoding hypothetical protein (COG:C; EggNog:ENOG503NX3C), which codes for MALPSETRAVIIASIGKAEIKSVPLPTLRDDYILVRTTAVALNPTDWKHVYGINLGPNQPTVIGTRVGCDYAGIVEQVGPKVTKAFKKGDLICGPAHGSNAVQPEDGTFAEYIVVKGDVQIKVPGNLKDYEAATLGIGITTAGQGLYQALSLPLPSPASPVPDPDPDPRRKILIYGGSTATGLLGIQFAALSGYTIATTCSPHNFSRVRSLVGNVSVSAYDYRSPTLALDLKAWAGDDLTVAWDCIASTDSAKLCASVLAKEGGKYRSLLRVPDEVVKGVNGKVDSGFTFAYTALGEAFRKAVDIPAVEGDFEFAKQFWELARELLAQGKVKTVEAEVNRGGKGGLEGVLVGLRELKEGRVSGRKLVYTFER